Proteins encoded in a region of the Stieleria neptunia genome:
- a CDS encoding class I SAM-dependent methyltransferase — protein MIQSNPTVDLQREQEIQEQQYVFPYHYLPNYDRGRYKQMKSLRWGYQYLSYLQFVRDEVLKIDFQSMIDFGCGDGRLLRDLNRAAPGKDLVGIDYSERAVGLARALSPDVEYRCCDIYDDTQMARRFDVGTAIETLEHIPPDDLPRFVRGMRNRIGDDGHLIVTVPSKNVPVSKKHYQHFDAASITSALSPYFQIETVEFLNKRSFIGDTLIKKLFHNRLFILNQGATLGALFRIYCRRYLNAAEHNGARVFVHARPSTESIH, from the coding sequence ATGATTCAATCCAATCCAACCGTGGATCTTCAACGCGAACAGGAAATTCAGGAGCAACAGTACGTTTTTCCGTATCACTACCTGCCGAACTACGATCGTGGCAGGTACAAACAAATGAAATCGCTGCGGTGGGGGTATCAATACCTGTCCTATCTCCAGTTCGTAAGGGACGAGGTCCTGAAGATCGATTTCCAATCGATGATCGACTTTGGTTGCGGAGACGGCCGGTTGCTTCGCGACCTAAACCGTGCCGCTCCAGGCAAGGATCTGGTCGGAATCGATTATTCCGAGCGTGCCGTCGGACTCGCCCGCGCACTGTCGCCGGACGTCGAGTACCGGTGTTGTGACATCTACGACGACACACAGATGGCAAGACGGTTTGACGTCGGTACCGCAATCGAGACCCTTGAGCATATCCCTCCAGACGATTTGCCACGATTCGTTCGCGGCATGCGGAACCGAATCGGTGACGATGGGCATTTGATCGTCACGGTCCCCAGCAAGAACGTGCCGGTTAGCAAAAAACACTACCAGCATTTCGACGCGGCGAGTATCACATCTGCGTTGAGTCCCTATTTTCAGATTGAAACCGTTGAGTTCCTGAATAAGCGTTCGTTCATTGGTGACACGCTGATCAAGAAACTGTTCCACAACCGCTTGTTCATCTTGAACCAGGGTGCCACGCTCGGCGCCTTGTTCCGGATCTACTGTCGCCGCTATCTGAACGCCGCCGAACACAATGGCGCACGAGTCTTCGTGCATGCCAGGCCATCCACGGAATCGATTCACTAG
- a CDS encoding lipopolysaccharide biosynthesis protein, producing the protein MLELTNPTAVADPFCTRDLERNLNRRSARGAFTTLFAQGCGVLVRVASLAVLSRLLEPNDFGLVAMALVITGFASMFSDAGLSMATIQRKSLNHQQASTLFWIVIAISLVLSFSVALSAPVVAWMYDDERLIWLTIALGTTFLFSGLSLQQMAILKRQMRLRVVGSINVGAQLTAFLCAWWAAANGWGYWALVVQLIAMEASRAAYVWFACPWRPGLPVRGSGVRSMLNFGGNLTASNFLSYLTTKVDSLLIGMMWGAAPLGFYSRAMNLLQLPRTLLLRPLNDVAIPALSRLQDDVIAYRSYYRRALLLTLTCTMPIMAYAAISSKQLILVVLGDQWIDAVPIYRALSIAAFCQTLDGATSWVNVSMGRTDRRLYWRLISGPITTLAVAIGVQWGALGAAIGFSSAALVLRVPGIKFCLRGMPVHERDVYGSAWRPACSVLAAALLTISLNKTVQLDPIPSLLLSFLVFVVSYLVGLVVVSGGWRRFADLYRLQSLYSSFPRSRKLGVEA; encoded by the coding sequence GTGCTCGAGTTGACCAACCCCACGGCAGTTGCCGATCCGTTTTGCACCCGAGACCTGGAACGCAACCTCAACCGTCGATCGGCGCGAGGCGCGTTCACCACGCTTTTCGCTCAGGGTTGTGGCGTACTGGTTCGAGTCGCTTCGCTCGCGGTACTGTCCAGGCTCCTGGAACCGAATGACTTTGGGCTGGTTGCCATGGCGCTGGTGATCACAGGTTTTGCATCGATGTTTAGTGATGCCGGACTATCGATGGCAACCATTCAACGCAAATCGCTGAACCATCAGCAGGCGAGTACTCTGTTTTGGATCGTGATCGCCATTAGCCTGGTGTTGTCATTTTCGGTCGCCCTCTCGGCTCCCGTTGTTGCCTGGATGTACGATGACGAACGGCTGATTTGGCTGACGATCGCTCTCGGTACAACGTTTTTATTTAGCGGTTTGTCCTTGCAGCAAATGGCGATACTGAAGCGGCAAATGCGACTGCGGGTGGTCGGATCGATCAATGTCGGTGCGCAACTGACCGCATTCTTATGTGCATGGTGGGCGGCGGCAAACGGATGGGGCTATTGGGCACTGGTCGTCCAACTGATTGCCATGGAAGCATCGCGTGCAGCCTACGTTTGGTTCGCCTGCCCCTGGCGTCCGGGGCTCCCAGTGCGCGGCAGCGGTGTGCGGTCGATGCTCAATTTCGGTGGAAACCTGACCGCGTCAAATTTCCTGAGCTATCTCACCACCAAAGTCGATTCGTTGCTGATCGGGATGATGTGGGGGGCAGCCCCATTGGGGTTTTACTCCCGTGCGATGAATTTGTTGCAGCTTCCGCGTACGCTGCTTTTGCGACCGCTGAACGATGTCGCGATCCCGGCGTTGAGCAGACTTCAAGACGATGTCATCGCCTATCGGTCCTACTATCGCAGGGCCTTATTACTGACGCTCACCTGCACCATGCCGATCATGGCGTATGCCGCCATTTCCTCGAAACAACTGATTCTCGTTGTCCTGGGCGACCAGTGGATCGACGCCGTCCCTATCTACCGGGCCCTCAGTATCGCCGCGTTTTGCCAAACACTCGACGGCGCGACGAGTTGGGTCAACGTCTCGATGGGGCGAACCGATCGCCGGCTTTATTGGCGGCTCATTTCGGGCCCCATCACAACCCTAGCGGTCGCAATCGGTGTCCAGTGGGGGGCACTCGGTGCGGCGATCGGGTTTTCATCCGCAGCACTCGTATTGCGGGTTCCCGGCATCAAATTTTGTCTTCGGGGTATGCCGGTGCACGAACGAGACGTCTACGGATCGGCCTGGCGACCTGCGTGCTCGGTTTTGGCCGCTGCATTGCTGACGATCTCTCTGAACAAGACGGTTCAACTTGATCCAATACCTTCCCTATTGTTGTCTTTCCTAGTTTTTGTGGTTTCGTACTTGGTCGGTCTTGTCGTTGTCTCAGGAGGATGGAGACGATTCGCCGACCTCTACAGGTTGCAGTCCCTCTATTCTTCTTTTCCACGCAGCCGAAAACTCGGCGTGGAGGCCTGA
- a CDS encoding polysaccharide biosynthesis protein yields the protein MKDHPIVRYRLPLLVVAHTLLFAGTYALAFLLRFDLSIPDHYYIAFCVTMPVIVTLKTVIFLATGQLHGWWRIVSFRDLIGIVHACVISFLAIASAGYFSNSISIPRSVLLFDAIFTLLFVGGLRSAWRLFFEFIRPRLVADRYRPAALVGLDDETVFLASQIQSHGRLPLRIVGLISIDNTNVTRKSIGGFNVLGHLSALESVVRNHDLRKILVHTELLPGKVMRELMESCKHLGVDLRIVPQFEHRMSGASRIPTREIDIEDLLRREPARLDLENIRDLIQGNTILVTGAGGSIGSEICRQLIAFRPGRLVLLGRGENRIYHIEKELQAIAPATELATMIADIRDRERMEEVFGHYKPDVVFHAAAHKHVPLMERNIGEAIVNNVIGTCNVVDASHRYNVAKFVMISSDKAVRPTSVMGATKRVAEMYVSIISSQSSTQFMSVRFGNVLGSAGSVVPLFKKQIEQGGPITVTDERMTRFFMTIPEASQLVLQAASMGKGGELFVLDMGKPIKIVDLARDMVRLSGLPEDAIEIVFSGIRPGEKLYEELADAHGDIRRTAHEKIMSVDRSEQDESSVRGLIDFLSSPATSEQDAREALLSLDGTSNQSIESSFARPK from the coding sequence GTGAAGGATCATCCTATCGTTCGCTATCGGCTTCCGCTGCTGGTCGTCGCACACACGCTGCTTTTTGCGGGAACTTACGCTTTGGCGTTTTTGCTGCGTTTTGACCTGTCGATTCCTGACCACTACTACATCGCATTTTGCGTGACGATGCCCGTGATCGTTACTTTGAAGACGGTCATCTTTCTTGCAACGGGGCAGCTACATGGGTGGTGGCGAATCGTCAGCTTTCGCGATCTGATCGGAATCGTCCACGCCTGTGTAATCTCGTTCCTTGCGATTGCGTCGGCAGGTTACTTCAGCAATAGCATCAGCATCCCCCGATCGGTGTTGCTGTTTGATGCAATCTTTACGCTCCTGTTCGTCGGCGGACTGCGGTCGGCATGGCGACTGTTCTTTGAGTTCATTCGCCCGCGATTGGTCGCAGATCGCTACCGACCGGCAGCCCTCGTCGGACTCGATGACGAAACCGTGTTTCTCGCCAGCCAAATCCAATCGCACGGCAGACTTCCGTTGCGGATCGTGGGCTTGATCTCCATCGACAACACCAACGTGACGCGAAAGTCGATCGGAGGATTCAACGTGCTAGGACATCTGTCGGCACTGGAATCAGTCGTTCGGAATCACGATTTGCGGAAGATCTTAGTACACACGGAGCTTCTGCCCGGCAAAGTGATGCGTGAGTTGATGGAGTCATGCAAGCACTTGGGGGTCGACCTTCGCATTGTGCCACAGTTCGAGCATCGCATGAGCGGCGCGAGCAGGATTCCGACTCGAGAAATCGACATCGAAGACCTGTTGCGACGGGAGCCCGCGAGACTGGATCTTGAGAATATTCGCGATCTGATCCAGGGAAATACGATCCTGGTTACCGGAGCGGGCGGAAGCATTGGCTCGGAAATCTGTCGCCAGCTGATCGCATTTCGTCCCGGGCGTTTGGTCTTGCTCGGGCGAGGCGAAAACCGAATTTACCACATCGAAAAGGAATTGCAGGCCATCGCACCCGCCACAGAGCTTGCCACGATGATCGCCGATATTCGCGATCGTGAGAGAATGGAAGAAGTGTTCGGGCACTACAAACCTGATGTGGTGTTTCACGCGGCGGCTCATAAACACGTTCCGTTGATGGAACGCAACATCGGTGAAGCGATCGTCAACAATGTCATTGGGACTTGCAACGTCGTCGACGCGTCACATCGATACAACGTCGCAAAGTTCGTCATGATCTCGAGTGATAAAGCGGTACGTCCCACCAGTGTCATGGGAGCCACCAAGCGTGTCGCAGAAATGTACGTGTCGATCATCAGCAGCCAATCCTCGACCCAATTCATGAGCGTGCGGTTCGGCAATGTGCTGGGATCGGCCGGCAGCGTCGTTCCCCTGTTCAAAAAGCAAATTGAACAAGGCGGGCCCATCACGGTGACCGACGAACGAATGACCCGTTTCTTCATGACGATACCGGAAGCGTCACAACTGGTTTTACAAGCCGCGTCGATGGGCAAAGGCGGGGAGTTGTTTGTTCTCGACATGGGCAAGCCGATCAAAATCGTTGATCTTGCGCGTGACATGGTCCGGCTTTCGGGTTTGCCGGAAGACGCCATTGAAATCGTCTTTTCCGGCATCCGCCCGGGTGAAAAACTTTACGAAGAGCTCGCCGATGCCCACGGCGACATTCGCAGAACGGCTCACGAGAAGATCATGTCGGTCGACCGGAGCGAGCAGGATGAATCGAGTGTTCGAGGGCTGATCGATTTCTTGTCTTCTCCGGCGACATCGGAGCAGGACGCGAGGGAGGCATTGTTGTCCCTCGATGGAACGTCGAACCAGTCGATTGAATCGAGCTTCGCAAGACCCAAATAG
- a CDS encoding exosortase C-terminal domain/associated protein EpsI: MMIHKSVFAVFLLIAGNFAVSYIRDGYEKGSVVPPDRSLDETALQLGQWTGEDLPADPRIREILRAKAGVDRVYRDEAGREVLVHAVWTDEYLRLHFPQQCYREAGWEQIDEEIVEVTRRDGESFQGKLLHFVQAGRRIQVLYWFQLGEHVFLDRIEHRLLRRKVCWGQKEWPPLLKFMLETRDTGLHQSEELLTQFAGELSNEVSPSESGNS, translated from the coding sequence ATGATGATCCACAAATCAGTTTTTGCCGTCTTCTTGCTGATCGCAGGAAACTTTGCGGTCAGTTACATCCGTGACGGCTATGAAAAGGGAAGTGTTGTTCCTCCCGATCGAAGTCTTGACGAAACCGCGTTGCAACTCGGTCAATGGACCGGCGAGGACCTGCCTGCTGATCCTCGGATCCGAGAGATTCTTCGAGCGAAAGCAGGCGTTGACCGCGTGTATCGAGACGAGGCGGGCCGGGAGGTGCTTGTGCACGCTGTTTGGACCGACGAGTACTTGCGACTTCACTTTCCCCAGCAATGCTACCGCGAAGCCGGTTGGGAGCAAATTGATGAAGAGATTGTCGAAGTCACTCGACGCGATGGCGAGAGCTTTCAGGGAAAGCTGCTGCATTTTGTACAGGCCGGACGCCGGATCCAAGTCTTGTATTGGTTTCAACTCGGTGAGCACGTGTTTCTAGATCGCATCGAGCATCGATTGCTGCGTCGAAAGGTCTGTTGGGGGCAAAAGGAGTGGCCGCCGCTGTTGAAGTTCATGCTCGAGACCCGCGACACCGGACTCCACCAAAGCGAAGAACTATTGACGCAGTTCGCCGGCGAACTGTCCAACGAGGTTTCGCCATCTGAATCCGGCAACAGCTGA
- a CDS encoding polysaccharide biosynthesis tyrosine autokinase → MIAIAPKSGSLETDHLPSENQGQASAGGADLDPMDLLHGLRRRGLAGAIVGAPLAIVVAVAVFMSQVPTYRASSLLRLSSQENSLVFGESEGTEFEIFQGTQKELVRTRLVMTAALRNMQDSSVLRMERPIDWMARNVRVDTPANTEIMTISTVASKDANPVEIVNATVDAYLVEVVNRERDTRQRRLAGIEAVFNEKQAESRRKRNELKRLADQLGTGDEKTLSMRQQLLVQELSFVRTQQIELQANRWTIDAELRSLEVASKGNDIDLEQENIMPTEAEIDAAIARDSIYNSLVRDKVTTFRLQADADSAFKSEVGSPFERVQSQIATEMKERRGQIEQELLAFAPLRYKARETIRKQQIADRINQINAEIRVLDQLKETLAADEARLMSEFKSVGNQSIDVEMMRGEIEQVDAVLQSIAKQREELKVELQSRPRVEVLRKAEEMDPADVTKRAVLAGASGVMSLFVPLTVLLLVDLLGGKVNSSTSLSSKTGLDVLGTVPIIPNGVLRRINDTKDKRSRIWQLRLNESVKRISSRLSHPTLPESTDGTQIYMVTSAVRGEGKTTLASQLATHLAHRTRRVILCDFDLRRPGLHRIYQADSSVGICEVLRGDLALADAIRETKTEGLSVLTSGDCCPSAIKALVEDKAEPLLKELRSLADVIVIDTSPVLSSADIGYLCPHVDQIIFAVRRDFSRTANMKKALQVLPALSHQVSGAVVTEKCSNPVDDAIFTSKP, encoded by the coding sequence ATGATTGCTATCGCACCAAAAAGTGGGTCGCTCGAAACCGATCATTTGCCCAGCGAAAACCAAGGGCAAGCATCGGCTGGCGGAGCAGATCTCGACCCGATGGATCTTCTGCACGGGTTGCGGCGGAGAGGATTGGCGGGGGCAATCGTCGGGGCCCCCTTGGCGATCGTTGTGGCGGTGGCCGTTTTCATGTCTCAGGTGCCAACCTATCGGGCATCCTCCCTGCTGCGATTGTCGTCACAAGAAAACAGCTTGGTATTCGGCGAAAGCGAAGGCACCGAATTCGAAATCTTCCAGGGGACCCAAAAGGAACTCGTGCGGACGAGGCTGGTGATGACGGCCGCACTCCGGAACATGCAAGACTCCTCTGTTCTGCGAATGGAACGCCCGATCGACTGGATGGCAAGAAACGTACGCGTCGACACTCCGGCCAACACAGAAATCATGACCATTTCAACGGTCGCAAGCAAAGACGCGAACCCGGTTGAAATTGTCAACGCGACCGTCGACGCCTATCTGGTCGAAGTCGTCAACCGTGAACGTGACACGCGCCAACGTCGACTCGCCGGGATCGAAGCCGTCTTCAATGAAAAACAAGCGGAATCTCGCCGCAAACGCAACGAGCTAAAACGCTTGGCAGATCAACTCGGTACCGGCGACGAAAAGACACTGTCGATGAGACAGCAACTGCTTGTTCAGGAACTCAGCTTTGTCCGCACTCAGCAAATCGAACTGCAAGCGAATCGCTGGACCATCGACGCCGAATTGCGGTCATTAGAAGTCGCGTCGAAAGGAAACGACATCGACTTGGAACAAGAAAACATCATGCCGACCGAGGCGGAAATTGATGCGGCGATTGCTCGAGACAGCATTTACAACTCACTCGTCCGAGACAAAGTGACCACCTTTCGCCTGCAGGCGGACGCGGATTCGGCATTTAAATCAGAGGTCGGATCGCCATTTGAAAGAGTTCAATCACAGATTGCCACCGAAATGAAGGAGCGACGTGGGCAGATCGAACAAGAGCTACTCGCCTTTGCGCCGCTTCGATACAAGGCTCGTGAGACGATTCGAAAACAACAGATTGCCGACCGCATCAACCAAATCAATGCCGAGATCCGAGTGCTCGATCAGCTGAAGGAAACATTGGCAGCGGACGAAGCACGTCTGATGAGTGAATTCAAGAGCGTCGGGAATCAGTCGATCGATGTGGAGATGATGCGAGGCGAGATCGAGCAAGTCGACGCGGTACTGCAGAGCATCGCCAAGCAACGTGAAGAACTGAAAGTCGAACTGCAGTCGCGACCGCGGGTCGAAGTCCTGCGAAAGGCTGAGGAAATGGATCCGGCCGACGTGACGAAGCGCGCGGTGCTCGCCGGCGCGTCGGGTGTCATGAGCCTATTCGTCCCCCTGACCGTGTTGCTTCTGGTCGACTTGTTGGGAGGCAAGGTCAACTCATCGACGAGTCTATCTAGCAAAACAGGGCTCGACGTCTTGGGGACGGTCCCGATCATTCCCAACGGTGTGTTACGTCGGATAAACGATACCAAAGACAAGCGATCCCGAATCTGGCAGCTCCGTCTGAATGAATCCGTCAAACGCATTTCCTCGCGTCTGTCGCATCCCACCCTTCCCGAGTCCACTGATGGGACCCAGATTTATATGGTGACCAGTGCGGTTCGAGGCGAAGGCAAAACAACACTGGCAAGCCAACTGGCCACCCATTTGGCACATCGCACGCGGAGAGTCATTCTTTGTGACTTCGATCTTCGGCGACCGGGCCTGCACCGGATTTACCAGGCGGATTCGTCGGTCGGCATCTGCGAAGTTCTCCGCGGAGACCTTGCGTTGGCGGATGCGATTCGGGAGACAAAGACCGAAGGCCTCAGCGTTCTCACCTCCGGAGATTGCTGCCCGAGTGCGATCAAGGCATTGGTGGAGGATAAAGCCGAACCGTTGCTGAAAGAACTCCGGTCTCTCGCGGATGTGATTGTAATCGACACCAGCCCTGTGCTCTCGTCGGCTGACATCGGATACCTCTGTCCCCATGTCGACCAAATCATCTTCGCCGTCCGCCGCGACTTTAGCCGGACGGCAAACATGAAAAAAGCGCTGCAGGTGCTTCCGGCGTTGAGCCACCAGGTTTCGGGTGCGGTGGTCACGGAAAAATGCAGCAATCCCGTTGATGACGCGATTTTCACCTCCAAACCATAG
- a CDS encoding exosortase/archaeosortase family protein: protein MSQTLDRPSGTNASSSNQSYVPWLCMAVVGSALLWTYGNDLGRLAGRWWGNQDYIHGFLVIPFSLFLAWRRRAMVAGGPLKGNAVVGTALMVVAVMMRCLSAYMTDPLLGPLSIPVCISGIVFLVGGKSLFAWLWPSIAILPFMIPIPDFMASWGNLALQRVATIASTFLLQTLGVPAAAFGNVIVLTNTELGVEEACSGLRSTVLFLAVSVGAAMLLDEVPERVAAILIAIPAAVLSNIIRIVATGLLYQYSSHELAEAVFHDFFGLLMLPLAAGMTLIAIRATAAVFPAAVEDRPLALGSV, encoded by the coding sequence ATGTCACAAACTCTTGACCGCCCGTCAGGCACCAATGCCTCGTCATCCAATCAGTCATATGTCCCCTGGCTGTGCATGGCCGTTGTTGGTTCCGCATTGTTGTGGACATACGGCAACGATCTTGGTCGACTCGCGGGACGTTGGTGGGGGAATCAAGATTATATCCATGGATTTTTGGTGATCCCGTTTTCGTTGTTTCTCGCCTGGCGCCGACGTGCAATGGTCGCGGGCGGTCCTTTGAAAGGGAATGCAGTCGTTGGAACGGCACTGATGGTTGTTGCTGTGATGATGCGGTGTTTGTCGGCATACATGACGGACCCACTGTTGGGGCCACTGTCGATCCCCGTTTGTATCTCCGGGATTGTCTTTCTGGTCGGTGGTAAGTCGTTGTTCGCGTGGTTGTGGCCTTCGATTGCGATCTTGCCGTTCATGATCCCGATCCCCGATTTCATGGCCAGTTGGGGGAATCTGGCGTTGCAGCGTGTGGCCACGATCGCAAGCACTTTCTTGCTTCAGACGCTTGGGGTTCCCGCCGCTGCATTCGGCAATGTCATCGTGTTGACGAATACCGAACTCGGCGTTGAAGAAGCGTGTTCGGGGTTGCGTTCAACGGTACTGTTCCTGGCCGTCAGCGTGGGGGCGGCGATGTTGCTTGATGAAGTCCCAGAACGAGTCGCGGCCATCCTGATTGCGATTCCCGCGGCAGTCCTGTCGAACATCATTCGAATTGTCGCAACCGGATTGCTGTATCAATACTCGTCACACGAGCTTGCCGAAGCGGTTTTCCACGACTTTTTCGGGTTGCTCATGCTTCCGCTTGCCGCCGGGATGACACTGATCGCGATTCGCGCCACCGCAGCCGTTTTCCCCGCGGCGGTCGAAGACCGTCCACTTGCGTTGGGTTCGGTTTAG